The Capsicum annuum cultivar UCD-10X-F1 chromosome 3, UCD10Xv1.1, whole genome shotgun sequence genomic sequence GGATGATCGAGAGGCCTCTCTGCAATTTGTTGGGAAACAATAGTAAATATAACTattaattgtgaaaataaatataaataaacagcaacaataataatatttcttttatagtAGTATCAAAAAgttacaataataacaacaacaacaataataataataataatagtaatgataataataataataataataataataataataataataataataatNNNNNNNNNNNNNNNNNNNNNNNNNNNNNNNNNNNNNNNNNNNNNNNNNNNNNNNNNNNNNNNNNNNNNNNNNNNNNNNNNNNNNNNNNNNNNNNNNNNNNNNNNNNNNNNNNNNNNNNNNNNNNNNNNNNNNNNNNNNNNNNNNNNNNNNNNNNNNNNNNNNNNNNNNNNNNNNNNNNNNNNNNNNNNNNNNNNNNNNNNNNNNNNNNNNNNNNNNNNNNNNNNNNNNNNNNNNNNNNNNNNNNNNNNNNNNNNNNNNNNNNNNNNNNNNNNNNNNNNNNNNNNNNNNNNNNNNNNNNNNNNNNNNNNNNNNNNNNNNNNNNNNNNNNNNNNNNNNNNNNNNNNNNNNNNNNNNNNNNNNNNNNNNNNNNNNNNNNNNNNNNNNNNNNNNNNNNNNNNNNNNNNNNNNNNNNNNNNNNNNNNNNNNNNNNNNNNNNNNNNNNNNNNNNNNNNNNNNNNNNNNNNNNNNNNNNNNNNNNNNNNNNNNNNNNNNNNNNNNNNNNNNNNNNNNNNNNNNNNNNNNNNNNNNNNNNNNNNNNNNNNNNNNNNNNNNNNNNNNNNNNNNNNNNNNNNNNNNNNNNNNNNNNNNNNNNNNNNNNNNNNNNNNNNNNNNNNNNNNNNNNNNNNNNNNNNNNNNNNNNNNNNNNNNNNNNNNNNNNNNNNNNNNNNNNNNNNNNNNNNNNNNNNNNNNNNNNNNNNNNNNNNNNNNNNNNNNNNNNNNNNNNNNNNNNNNNNNNNNNNNNNNNNNNNNNNNNNNNNNNNNNNNNNNNNNNNNNNNNNNNNNNNNNNNNNNNNNNNNNNNNNNNNNNNNNNNNNNNNNNNNNNNNNNNNNNNNNNNNNNNNNNNNNNNNNNNNNNNNNNNNNNNNNNNNNNNNNNNNNNNNNNNNNNNNNNNNNNNNNNNNNNNNNNNNNNNNNNNNNNNNNNNNNNNNNNNNNNNNNNNNNNNNNNNNNNNNNNNNNNNNNNNNNNNNNNNNNNNNNNNNNNNNNNNNNNNNNNNNNNNNNNNNNNNNNNNNNNNNNNNNNNNNNNNNNNNNNNNNNNNNNNNNNNNNNNNNNNNNNNNNNNNNNNNNNNNNNNNNNNNNNNNNNNNNNNNNNNNNNNNNNNNNNNNNNNNNNNNNNNNNNNNNNNNNNNNNNNNNNNNNNNNNNNNNNNNNNNNNNNNNNNNNNNNNNNNNNNNNNNNNNNNNNNNNNNNNNNNNNNNNNNNNNNNNNNNNNNNNNNNNNNNNNNNNNNNNNNNNNNNNNNNNNNNNNNNNNNNNNNNNNNNNNNNNNNNNNNNNNNNNNNNNNNNNNNNNNNNNNNNNNNNNNNNNNNNNNNNNNNNNNNNNNNNNNNNNNNNNNNNNNNNNNNNNNNNNNNNNNNNNNNNNNNNNNNNNNNNNNNNNNNNNNNNNNNNNNNNNNNNNNNNNNNNNNNNNNNNNNNNNNNNNNNNNNNNNNNNNNNNNNNNNNNNNNNNNNNNNNNNNNNNNNNNNNNNNNNNNNNNNNNNNNNNNNNNNNNNNNNNNNNNNNNNNNNNNNNNNNNNNNNNNNNNNNNNNNNNNNNNNNNNNNNNNNNNNNNNNNNNNNNNNNNNNNNNNNNNNNNNNNNNNNNNNNNNNNNNNNNNNNNNNNNNNNNNNNNNNNNNNNNNNNNNNNNNNNNNNNNNNNNNNNNNNNNNNNNNNNNNNNNNNNNNNNNNNNNNNNNNNNNNNNNNNNNNNNNNNNNNNNNNNNNNNNNNNNNNNNNNNNNNNNNNNNNNNNNNNNNNNNNNNNNNNNNNNNNNNNNNNNNNNNNNNNNNNNNNNNNNNNNNNNNNNNNNNNNNNNNNNNNNNNNNNNNNNNNNNNNNNNNNNNNNNNNNNNNNNNNNNNNNNNNNNNNNNNNNNNNNNNNNNNNNNNNNNNNNNNNNNNNNNNNNNNNNNNNNNNNNNNNNNNNNNNNNNNNNNNNNNNNNNNNNNNNNNNNNNNNNNNNNNNNNNNNNNNNNNNNNNNNNNNNNNNNNNNNNNNNNNNNNNNNNNNNNNNNNNNNNNNNNNNNNNNNNNNNNNNNNNNNNNNNNNNNNNNNNNNNNNNNNNNNNNNNNNNNNNNNNNNNNNNNNNNNNNNNNNNNNNNNNNNNNNNNNNNNNNNNNNNNNNNNNNNNNNNNNNNNNNNNNNNNNNNNNNNNNNNNNNNNNNNNNNNNNNNNNNNNNNNNNNNNNNNNNNNNNNNNNNNNNNNNNNNNNNNNNNNNNNNNNNNNNNNNNNNNNNNNNNNNNNNNNNNNNNNNNNNNNNNNNNNNNNNNNNNNNNNNNNNNNNNNNNNNNNNNNNNNNNNNNNNNNNNNNNNNNNNNNNNNNNNNNNNNNNNNNNNNNNNNNNNNNNNNNNNNNNNNNNNNNNNNNNNNNNNNNNNNNNNNNNNNNNNNNNNNNNNNNNNNNNNNNNNNNNNNNNNNNNNNNNNNNNNNNNNNNNNNNNNNNNNNNNNNNNNNNNNNNNNNNNNNNNNNNNNNNNNNNNNNNNNNNNNNNNNNNNNNNNNNNNNNNNNNNNNNNNNNNNNNNNNNNNNNNNNNNNNNNNNNNNNNNNNNNNNNNNNNNNNNNNNNNNNNNNNNNNNNNNNNNNNNNNNNNNNNNNNNNNNNNNNNNNNNNNNNNNNNNNNNNNNNNNNNNNNNNNNNNNNNNNNNNNNNNNNNNNNNNNNNNNNNNNNNNNNNNNNNNNNNNNNNNNNNNNNNNNNNNNNNNNNNNNNNNNNNNNNNNNNNNNNNNNNNNNNNNNNNNNNNNNNNNNNNNNNNNNNNNNNNNNNNNNNNNNNNNNNNNNNNNNNNNNNNNNNNNNNNNNNNNNNNNNNNNNNNNNNNNNNNNNNNNNNNNNNNNNNNNNNNNNNNNNNNNNNNNNNNNNNNNNNNNNNNNNNNNNNNNNNNNNNNNNNNNNNNNNNNNNNNNNNNNNNNNNNNNNNNNNNNNNNNNNNNNNNNNNNNNNNNNNNNNNNNNNNNNNNNNNNNNNNNNNNNNNNNNNNNNNNNNNNNNNNNNNNNNNNNNNNNNNNNNNNNNNNNNNNataataataataataataataataataataataataataataataatgatgatgatgaagaagaagaacaacagcaacaacaacaacaacaataataataatataacaatacTGAAATATCGACACTATTATTATTACggtattttagtaatatataaaatacttgagtcgtgctaggcactgtcctaagaaactatttccgTAATGTGAAATATTTTCCCAAGACTAAACAAACACTTCttgattaattagaggatatcgAGAATTATATAAGCCTTTCCTAATTAATCGGAGGATAcagaaatcaacaaaattaattaaaaaccaaCAAGTTTTAACTTAGAAaggacataataaaattattataagataaaagtaaaGTGAAACAAGATGAGAAAAGTTAGTAAAGAAGGGAAGGAGATTAGGAGAATAAATATGTTAAGTTGTTTTTCATTGCTCAAAGTGTTGGCTATTTATAGCCAATTTTAATAGGTGAAAAGGAATAAGGAattaattaatgaatttttttactTTGGGAACAAGGATATACTTTATGTGTTTCTCAGTACACATGTTAATTAGTCCCCAAGTAAATTGATTGGCCATTAATTTGTatgatcaaaattatttttctctcacTATTAAAAAAGAAACTTTAATATATTTATTCTTCACTTGAAATTGCAAAGCaatcaatttaaatatttaaaataccttaCACAATTTCTTTCCATCTACTAGAAATGTCACTAACTTGATTTAAGGTTAAAACCTCACATTTTAGCTCCCTAAAACAAAACGAGGTATCGCTATAGAAAAACTgtactccctctgtttaaaaaCGAAtaacttactttcctttttagtccgtttaaaaaagaataacctcTTTccatttttagcaactttttacttttaactttccacatggcatgtctAAGACCACAGGGTTAAAGTATCTTttatttaagatcacaagatttaaaagttttctttattttcttaaacttcgtgcaAAATCAAAtcagatcattctttttgaaacgaaggAGTACCACTTTGTATTCCTTCTTTGAATGAAGATATCCAAATGCAACAAGGTTATCTTCAGAGAAAGCAGAAGGTGAACATCTCGGCAAATCACATACTTGATGTATAGCAGGATTGCACAAATAAATATGACGATCAATTATAATGCAAATCAAACCAGCGCATACAATCAATTCACATACAGCGTGTTTTCGGCCAGTTATAATGACAGTACTGCATAATTCCTCATTGCTTTGTATCTCTCCTTCCATGTCAACTGAAACAAATCGTAGCTTGTGAGTATGCTCTCTCGGCCTTAACACATACGCTCTTTTCACAAAAAGAAGTTTTGGGACattctccattgattgtttccGGTGAGAATGAACGAATGAAGGAATAATAATAAGGTTATTCCAAGATTTAGATACACACTTAAACTTGGACAATGCCTTACCAGGGCATGTTAATAAAATAGAGGTTATAACATCATTTGGTAACTCATTATTTGCATAATTccctttcttcttcttgttaGGCTGAAAGTATAACCAATGTCGTGGCAAATATTAGGCTCAAGCAGTAtaattataagcatgaatgaatgataaatatatgaacaaagaaatttaaaagaaaatttaacataaagtaaaatatcaattgtttagtgtagTTCACTAGCAGCGGAGAGTATGCCTTAGAACCTTGATGACGATCCTGAAGCACACGTTAAGCGAGGCAAAACGTTCAACATATTTTGAGCCTCACTTTAGGGTAATTGCATGCATGGGATTTGGAGAGAGTAAAGTGTAGGTAGATCTTACCTCGGTACAACAAAGAGGATCAAAACTCttttaaacaacaacaataacataccaagGGATCATTTGGTATAAGGGATAAGTGataactaattttgggattaattttaggatgaacTTATCCCACATTTGGTAGGATAACATATATGGGATAACTCATCACGTGATTAGTTATTTCGAGGTTGTAGCGTTAATTTTTATCCTACCTTGACGGTCGGATAATAAATTACAAGATAACTTATTTCTAACCAAAGGAAAAGTAAGTGTAATCCCATGTGTGAGTTTGGAGTGGATAAAGTGTACGCAAGATGTTACCAAAGaattttaaacactttttaaccaaaaaagaaaGGCATGACACAAAAATATTATGCACAAGTAAACACTCATGTTCTACCTGACAAATGTAAGATGCACACGTCctatttggataaaaaaattaAGCAGATTATCTTGGAGAAAAGCTGAACATTAAAAAGCAGAAAATATCATAACCTTTTTGTGGTGTTCACAATTGGGAATTTTGGGTTTTGTAATTTCCATAGTTTCCAATTTTCTGTAATGCGGCAATGGGAGTCGTAGTCGATGGCCACTATTATATTGCTTAATTGCTAGGTTGGCCTTGGAATGGGCCGGTCTCTAATTTTTGTCCTTAAAAATCAAAGTAGCTGAACGTATATTGGTTAACAAAGTGTGCAAGACATAACTTGTAGAACATATTATTATGACAGgaaaaaaaatgagtttgaaagcgGATGATGTGAATTTGTCTTCCTGCACGTGAGATATTCGTGAGGCCTAATCCAATTTTggtcacaatttttttttttatagtcaGAATAGATTTATGAATATTTCATCTCAATATACACAAATTTGCTTATATTCAGCTCTTTAGGGATAGTGTCACGATGCGCATCAAGCTACTGTTTTCTATACTGGGCTTGAGCcaagttttctttttcttttttttttttgattaaaagCGAGCTTTTATTGATCAAAAAAAGTTTGCATTACAATACCAGGCTCAGACAGACCTTTGCCTCTCACTAATATCTCTAAGTCTAGGCAATGTTCAGTATTCTCCTAACAGCACTATTAAGGGAAACAATTTAGCCTTTGAAGATGTGGCTGCCATTTGATGATTCCACTCCCTCTTATGTGAACGTGCATGGTCACCTCTCTGCAAATTGGATCCACTCTAATACATCTTCCTTGGAACCTAGCAGAGTTTCTTTCCCGCCAAATGCAAAATATTACCATTGCGAATACACAACAAGTGATGCTTGCTGCTGCAGATTTTTGTTTTGTCATTTGGTTGATCCACTGTATTTTTGATTCCCAATTCCCTATAAGGTGATCAAAACCCAACCACTGCACTAGTCTACTCCATAGGCTTTTAGTATATGTGCATTCAAAGTACAGGTGGGAAAAGCTCTCAGTAGTTCCTGCACAGAATATACAATCCATAGGTACCTGTATACCAAATTTTTGGAGTCGAGTCACTGTGGCAAGTCTTTGTTGCAGGGCCATCCATAATTTAAAGTGATGTCTAGGGTGAACCATAGGCTGCAACACTATTGCTTTCCATGGGGCTCTTGGTAGCTGAGGTAGTAATCTTGCATAGGCTTTGTTTATCTAGTAGGATCCTCCCATCTGTAGTTCAGCTATTCTTTGCACAAATGAGCCTTGTATTGAGTTCATTTGCATCAAAGTGTCCCGGCAACCCAAAATTTTCCTGATTACCCAAGCTGCATTCTTAGGTAAGTTCATATCTTTCAGATTCTTGTGCTTTATGTAGTAGCTGTGTACCCATTTCATCCATAATGAGTCCTTCTTGATTGATATTGCCCATAATTGCTTCATGACTGCTGCTTTATTCCATAGCTTGATATTAATCACATTCAATCCTCCTGCGGCCCTTAGGTAGCATGTTTTCTCCCATGACACTGATGACTTCTTTAATAATTGCCCTGTTTCTGCCAGAGAAATGATCTACATATGGCCTGTATCATTTTCATTACTTTCTTGGGTAGTATGAATATTTGAGCCCAGTAAGTCTGCATCCCAAACAGCACAGCTTTGATGAGCTGCATTCGACCAGCATAAGAAAGTAGTCTTGCTGACCAACATGTGATCCTGGCAGTAATGTTTTCCACAAGAGGTAAGCATTGATTGGTAATCAGCTTCTTAGTAGACAACGAATGGAACTCCCAAGTATTTAAAAGAAAGGGTTCCTTCTACATAACCAAGTTCCTGCATAATCTCCATCTTCACTTCTTGTGATACACCATTAATATAGAGGGAACTTTTATCCAGATTTATCTGTAACCCAGAAGCATCTGAAAACCTTTGAAATGTATGCTTAAGTAGCTTGACAGATTCCATATCTGCCTTGCAAAACATGAGTAAATCATCAGCAAAGGACATGTGAATCACTCCAAATTTCCtacatcttggatgaaaattaaaattttgattctgTGTAAGCTGGTTCATTTCTCTTTGCAGGTACTCCATTGCCAACACAAATAGGTAAGGGGACATAGGGTCCCCTTGCCTAATACCCTTTTTACCTTTGAAAGGCTTTGTTAAACCTCCATTGAGCACAAGTGAGTATGACACAGTAGTCACACATTCCATTATCCAGTGTACAAACTTTTGTGGGAATCCAAGGTCAACCAGCATAGATTTCAGGAAGCACCAATTCAAAGTATCATATGCCTTTCTCAAATCTACCTTTAAGACACATCTCGGAGATATTCTCTTTCTTGTATATTCCTTAAATAACTCATGACTAAGTAGGATGTTGTCAATGATGCTTCTGCCTTCAATAAATGCAGATTGAGAGTAGCCTACCAGTTGGTCGATCACACCTTTGATCCTATTTGTTAATATCTTTGCCACTACTTTGTACAGTGTAGAGCAGCATGCTATTGGTCAATAATCCTTCACCTGGGTAGGGGATTCATGTTTTTGAACCAGTGTAATAGTTGTGCAGTTCCATGCTTGGTCCATGGTACCAGTAGAGAAGAATTTTTGGATGGCATCACAGACATCATTTTTAACAGTAGCCCAGTTTTTGGTGAAGAATTCCACTGGAAACCCATCCACTCCCGGAGCTTTATCCATGGCCATGCCTTTTATAGtattatcaatttcatcaatagtTATCTCCATGATCAAGAAGAGTTGTTGCTTTCTAGTTAAGCACACACCATTCCGGATGACTTCAGTATTAGGACATGGTAGAGTAGCTGCATTACTTCCCATTAGCTGTTTGAAACAGGTCATGAATTCCTCTTCAAAAGCTCCTAGATCTGTTAACTTAGTTTCTGTTGTTGTATAAATGGATGTGATAGTGTTTTTGCTTGCTCCAATTCTCAATTTTTCATAGAAATATTTAGTGTTAGCATCACCACTCTTGATCCAACATGCCCTTGATTTCTGTCTCAGCATCTTCTCCTCTACATCACTCCATTTGTTAATTTCTGTAATAAGGCTTTTCTCCTGATCAAATAGAGTCTGACAAAGAGGGTTGTGTATAATTTTAGCTTGTACTTGCTCCAATTGTTGCCTGGTTTGGTTGAGTTTATGGCTGTAGCTAGCCATGTAGGTATTCAATTCTTTCAGTTCAGCTTTGACTAGCTTCAGTTTCTGCCAGATAGCTTTCATTGTAAGCATTTCTACCTGTTGATACCATGTCCTCTGAACCACCTCAGCAAACTCTGTATGCTCCATAACAGCAGTATAAAGTTTAAAGGGCTTAGGATACAAATTAATCTGCTTACCACCTTGGACTAGGAGAGAAGTATGATCAGATATACCAGGAGTGAGTGCATCAGCTTCAATGTTTGGATACATACTCAGTCATGCCAAATTACCCAGTGCCCAATCAATTCTGCTAAGTACTCTTCTTTGCACAGGTTGTTTGTTATTCCAAGTGAAGAAGCTCCCTTTGGTTCGTAGAGGAGTAAGTTGTAGATCAGCAAGTAGGTCCTGGAATCCTTGCATCTCTGCTTGAGTGACTGGTTGCCCAATTCTATCCTCTGTGCTAAGAACATTATTGAAGTCGCCAAGCAACATCCATGGATTATGGACTTG encodes the following:
- the LOC107865556 gene encoding uncharacterized protein LOC107865556; translation: MYPNIEADALTPGISDHTSLLVQGGKQINLYPKPFKLYTAVMEHTEFAEVVQRTWYQQVEMLTMKAIWQKLKLVKAELKELNTYMASYSHKLNQTRQQLEQVQAKIIHNPLCQTLFDQEKSLITEINKWSDVEEKMLRQKSRACWIKSGDANTKYFYEKLRIGASKNTITSIYTTTETKLTDLGAFEEEFMTCFKQLMGSNAATLPCPNTEVIRNGVCLTRKQQLFLIMEITIDEIDNTIKGMAMDKAPGVDGFPVEFFTKNWATVKNDVCDAIQKFFSTGTMDQAWNCTTITLVQKHESPTQVKDY